Proteins encoded in a region of the Prochlorococcus marinus CUG1416 genome:
- a CDS encoding DUF4335 domain-containing protein — MSLEIIGLPDYSNNENKDQISIISQWKLTIIDKPLIEGKIEHLGPIMDAFYIYSNLLIKNEIPLYESKLIDIKADNLNIHNIVLKSSKPNVKPLIFKIGNSLLTDIINCFDQLNESSKVRIKKTGLSNNIPKKVKFGLNNKVKFFNFILPPFIAICSLILFSSTFIYFYNPVEDKEKNELKNPK; from the coding sequence GTGAGTCTAGAAATAATCGGATTGCCAGATTATTCAAATAATGAAAATAAAGATCAAATATCAATAATTTCACAATGGAAATTAACCATAATTGATAAACCACTTATTGAAGGCAAAATTGAACATTTAGGGCCTATTATGGATGCTTTTTATATTTATTCAAATCTTTTAATCAAAAACGAAATACCATTATATGAGTCTAAATTAATAGATATAAAAGCTGACAATCTCAACATACATAATATTGTTCTCAAGAGCTCTAAACCAAATGTAAAGCCATTAATTTTTAAGATTGGTAATTCATTGTTAACCGACATCATAAATTGTTTCGATCAGTTAAATGAATCATCAAAAGTTAGAATAAAAAAAACTGGTTTATCTAATAATATTCCTAAAAAGGTGAAATTTGGGTTAAATAACAAGGTTAAATTTTTCAATTTCATTTTGCCGCCATTTATTGCAATCTGTTCTTTAATTCTATTCTCCTCTACTTTTATTTATTTTTATAATCCTGTTGAAGATAAAGAAAAAAATGAACTAAAAAATCCAAAATAA
- a CDS encoding FAD-dependent monooxygenase: MKNTFNFKIVGSGPTGLLLSIALSKFDCNIFLTDLLTKERLIDKDKTYAITHSTRKILSKFGLWEKLEPYLYGFDTLSISDSVTSAITNLSISDLDDDIIFAENIGWVVKHSDLMNVFFQKIDNYKNIFFIKPQKLLRKKILFDYQFFSTGANSLDKKLLDFIDIKKSYNQSCLTFKVSIRGNCENRAYEIFRKEGPLALLPLGKNIYQVIWTSSTLKSIERLNSDKNFLLDNLSTILPDEFKLDQIIGELNIFPVSLSLNLPVLNFKKLVFVGDAFHTFHPVGGQGLNTCWRDVNTIFDLFNENISITKMHLILFKFKYFSRRILDIIFTFFITDTLITIFANRNLFLFPIRKLSFLLLNNFLFIRKIVINQMTKSLIYSRIK, translated from the coding sequence ATGAAAAATACATTCAATTTTAAAATTGTTGGCTCTGGTCCAACAGGTTTATTACTTTCAATTGCACTTTCAAAATTTGATTGCAATATTTTTTTAACTGATTTATTAACAAAAGAAAGATTAATTGATAAAGATAAAACTTATGCAATTACTCACTCAACAAGAAAAATCTTATCTAAATTCGGACTTTGGGAAAAATTAGAACCATATTTATATGGCTTTGATACCCTTTCAATATCAGACAGCGTAACATCTGCTATTACGAACTTATCAATTTCTGATTTAGATGATGATATAATTTTTGCTGAAAATATTGGATGGGTAGTTAAACATTCAGATCTTATGAATGTATTTTTTCAAAAGATCGATAACTATAAAAATATTTTTTTTATTAAGCCACAAAAATTGTTACGTAAAAAAATATTATTTGATTATCAATTCTTTTCTACCGGAGCAAATTCACTTGATAAAAAATTGTTAGATTTTATAGATATAAAAAAATCTTATAATCAATCTTGTTTAACGTTTAAGGTTTCTATTAGAGGTAATTGTGAAAATCGTGCTTATGAAATTTTTAGAAAAGAAGGCCCGCTTGCATTATTACCTTTAGGGAAAAACATATATCAAGTAATTTGGACTTCCAGTACATTAAAGTCTATTGAAAGGTTAAATTCTGATAAGAATTTTTTGTTGGATAATTTATCAACTATCCTGCCTGATGAATTTAAGTTGGATCAAATAATTGGTGAATTGAATATATTTCCTGTTTCATTATCCTTGAATTTACCCGTTTTAAATTTTAAAAAATTAGTTTTTGTAGGTGATGCATTTCATACATTTCATCCTGTGGGTGGTCAGGGTCTTAATACTTGTTGGAGAGATGTTAATACTATTTTTGATCTTTTTAATGAAAACATTTCTATTACTAAAATGCATTTGATCTTATTCAAATTTAAGTATTTTTCAAGAAGGATTTTAGATATTATTTTTACTTTTTTCATAACTGACACATTGATAACAATTTTTGCAAATAGAAATCTTTTTTTATTTCCAATAAGAAAATTATCATTTTTACTTTTAAATAATTTTCTATTTATAAGAAAAATAGTCATTAATCAAATGACTAAATCTCTGATTTATTCAAGAATTAAATAA
- a CDS encoding DUF3038 domain-containing protein, whose protein sequence is MTVLTKGNKVSRQSIEKLDLLLLILETIDLNGIQSLYAISNRLNLNDVFPNKVTIWKLRNNNPLRKSYVNNNIKLDEFDALIKITVELSRYLYPYIREILQSKENFEKNSVIWNDFNKRFIELIKERFNLDSMRVKKLLNQTENNEIVITLLLTLSLCISNQGYEKLKNLLFDF, encoded by the coding sequence ATTACAGTTTTAACAAAAGGAAATAAGGTATCAAGGCAATCTATAGAGAAGCTTGATTTATTATTATTAATCCTAGAGACTATTGATTTAAATGGTATTCAATCCCTTTACGCCATATCAAATAGACTTAATTTAAATGATGTTTTTCCAAATAAAGTTACTATCTGGAAACTAAGGAATAATAATCCATTGAGAAAATCCTATGTGAATAATAATATTAAACTAGATGAATTTGATGCCTTAATTAAAATTACTGTTGAACTCTCTAGATATTTATATCCTTATATCAGAGAGATACTTCAATCTAAAGAAAATTTTGAAAAGAATTCAGTTATCTGGAATGATTTTAATAAGAGATTTATAGAGTTGATTAAAGAGAGATTTAACTTAGATTCTATGAGAGTGAAAAAGCTTTTAAATCAAACTGAAAATAATGAAATTGTTATAACGTTATTGCTTACGTTATCTCTTTGTATTTCAAATCAGGGTTATGAAAAGTTAAAGAATTTGTTATTCGATTTTTAA
- the dapB gene encoding 4-hydroxy-tetrahydrodipicolinate reductase, with the protein MIENSKKTIPVLVSGALGRMGREVVNTVLNSTDCELVAAIDINEKNNGSYISELLKVKNCDVFVSTDFEGTLCSVSQNYRNEKIKPVLVDFTHPNSVYENTRSAIAYGISPVVGTTGLTPSQINDLSVFAQKASIGCAIIPNFSVGMVLLQQAASVAAKFYDNIELIEMHHNQKADSPSGTCIKTAEMIEEYPKKFNQNIVKETESLKGVRGGLRDSGINIHSVRLPGLLAHQLVIMGSPGETYTIKHDTIDRKAYMPGVLQAIKKIGNYESLVYGLEKLIF; encoded by the coding sequence ATGATTGAAAATTCTAAAAAAACTATACCAGTACTTGTATCCGGAGCTTTAGGCAGGATGGGACGTGAAGTTGTTAACACTGTATTAAATTCTACAGATTGTGAACTTGTTGCAGCAATTGACATAAACGAAAAGAACAATGGGTCATATATTTCTGAATTATTAAAAGTAAAAAATTGTGATGTTTTTGTCTCAACTGATTTTGAGGGAACTTTATGTTCGGTTAGTCAAAATTACAGAAATGAAAAAATTAAACCTGTTTTAGTTGATTTTACTCATCCTAATTCTGTTTATGAAAATACTAGATCAGCTATCGCATATGGGATTTCACCAGTAGTGGGAACTACAGGTCTTACTCCTTCGCAAATAAATGATTTGTCTGTTTTTGCACAGAAAGCCTCTATTGGTTGTGCGATAATTCCAAACTTTTCAGTTGGCATGGTTCTCCTTCAACAGGCAGCATCTGTGGCTGCAAAATTTTATGACAATATTGAATTAATCGAGATGCATCATAATCAAAAAGCAGATTCTCCTAGCGGAACCTGTATAAAAACTGCAGAAATGATTGAAGAATATCCTAAGAAATTTAATCAGAATATAGTTAAAGAGACTGAGTCATTGAAGGGTGTGCGAGGAGGACTCAGAGATTCAGGAATAAATATACATTCGGTAAGATTACCAGGATTATTAGCCCATCAGTTAGTAATTATGGGATCCCCTGGGGAAACTTATACAATTAAGCATGACACTATTGATAGAAAGGCTTACATGCCCGGTGTTTTACAAGCTATTAAAAAAATTGGTAATTATGAATCATTAGTTTATGGACTTGAAAAATTGATTTTTTAA
- a CDS encoding DUF2949 domain-containing protein, translating to MNNFLYKEMIIYLFNEVGLEESSIELALKLSIKNKTPLPILLWSYGMLTIEELDKLYSFLFQKME from the coding sequence ATGAATAATTTTTTATACAAAGAGATGATAATTTATTTATTTAATGAAGTAGGTTTAGAGGAGTCTTCTATTGAACTTGCTTTGAAATTGTCTATAAAAAATAAAACTCCATTACCAATCTTATTATGGAGCTATGGAATGCTAACTATTGAAGAACTTGATAAGTTATATTCATTTTTATTTCAAAAAATGGAATAA